The following proteins are co-located in the Streptomyces bottropensis ATCC 25435 genome:
- a CDS encoding peptidoglycan DD-metalloendopeptidase family protein — protein sequence MSNGGGSVTTWVVGGCVAAVLMPVVMMVAVSGGGEAEAEEQGAGGGLKAGQVPAEYVPWVLKAGAMCDVIKPAVIAAQIEAESGWNPNARSPVGAEGLSQFMPGTWPSWGKDDDGNGRVSPYDPGDAIMAQGRYDCALARQVQGYKDSGQATGETLDLALAAYNAGPGAVQKYGGIPPYTETRNYVVRIKSLISKYESVDDPPGKLPDGRQMAMPVSGNPPVTSPYGWRMHPILGVRKLHTGTDFGVGEGKPVLAARDGEVTFAGWTNGYGNRVVISHGTINGDRISTTYNHMLSGLSVRAGDKVKVGQRVGLVGSTGYSTGAHLHFEVMQNGAYVDPAPWLGL from the coding sequence ATGTCCAACGGGGGAGGGTCCGTCACGACCTGGGTCGTCGGCGGCTGCGTGGCGGCCGTGCTGATGCCGGTGGTGATGATGGTCGCGGTGAGCGGGGGCGGTGAGGCCGAGGCGGAGGAACAGGGCGCCGGCGGCGGCCTCAAGGCCGGTCAGGTACCCGCGGAGTACGTGCCCTGGGTGCTCAAGGCGGGCGCCATGTGCGACGTCATCAAGCCGGCCGTGATCGCCGCGCAGATCGAGGCGGAGTCCGGCTGGAACCCGAACGCCAGGTCCCCGGTGGGCGCCGAGGGGCTCAGCCAGTTCATGCCCGGCACCTGGCCGAGCTGGGGCAAGGACGACGACGGCAACGGCCGTGTCTCCCCGTACGACCCGGGTGACGCGATCATGGCGCAGGGCCGCTACGACTGCGCCCTCGCCCGACAGGTCCAGGGCTACAAGGACAGCGGCCAGGCGACCGGCGAGACCCTCGACCTGGCGCTGGCCGCGTACAACGCGGGGCCGGGCGCCGTGCAGAAGTACGGCGGCATCCCGCCCTACACCGAGACCCGGAACTACGTCGTCCGCATCAAGTCCCTGATCTCCAAGTACGAGTCCGTGGACGACCCGCCGGGCAAGCTCCCGGACGGCAGGCAGATGGCGATGCCCGTCTCCGGCAACCCGCCCGTGACCTCCCCGTACGGCTGGCGCATGCACCCCATCCTCGGGGTCCGCAAGCTGCACACCGGCACCGACTTCGGCGTGGGCGAGGGCAAGCCGGTCCTCGCCGCCCGCGACGGCGAGGTGACCTTCGCGGGCTGGACCAACGGCTACGGCAACCGCGTCGTCATCTCCCACGGCACCATCAACGGCGACCGCATCTCCACGACCTACAACCACATGCTCTCCGGCCTCAGCGTCAGGGCCGGTGACAAGGTGAAGGTCGGTCAACGGGTCGGTCTGGTCGGCTCGACGGGCTACTCGACGGGCGCCCACCTCCACTTCGAGGTGATGCAGAACGGCGCGTACGTGGATCCGGCGCCCTGGCTGGGGCTGTAG
- a CDS encoding 2-oxoacid:ferredoxin oxidoreductase subunit beta — translation MAERSTEGAGTGGTIEALTLVPKATARQSMKDFKSDQEVRWCPGCGDYAILAAVQGFMPELGLAKENIVFVSGIGCSSRFPYYMDTYGMHSIHGRAPAIATGLATSRRDLSVWVVTGDGDALSIGGNHLIHALRRNVNLKILLFNNRIYGLTKGQYSPTSETGKITKSTPMGSLDAPFNPVSLAIGAEASFVARTIDSDRKHLTDVLRQAAAHPGTALVEIYQNCNIFNDGAFDALKDRQQAEEALIRLEHGEQIRFGADHTRGVVRDEKTGDLRVVTVTPENESRVLVHDAHAASPTTAFALSRLADPDTLHHTPIGVLRSVRRPVYDTQMADQLDTAIDQHGKGDLAALLTGKDTWTVVG, via the coding sequence ATGGCTGAGAGGTCCACGGAAGGCGCGGGCACGGGCGGCACGATCGAGGCGCTGACCCTCGTGCCCAAGGCCACGGCCCGGCAGTCCATGAAGGACTTCAAGTCGGATCAGGAGGTGCGCTGGTGCCCCGGCTGCGGTGACTACGCGATCCTCGCCGCCGTCCAGGGCTTCATGCCCGAACTCGGCCTGGCCAAGGAGAACATCGTCTTCGTCTCCGGCATCGGCTGCTCCTCCCGCTTCCCGTACTACATGGACACCTACGGGATGCACTCCATCCACGGCCGCGCCCCCGCCATCGCCACCGGACTCGCCACCTCACGACGCGACCTGTCCGTCTGGGTCGTCACCGGCGACGGCGACGCCCTCTCCATCGGCGGCAACCACCTCATCCACGCCCTGCGCCGCAACGTCAACCTCAAAATCCTCCTCTTCAACAACCGCATCTACGGCCTCACCAAAGGCCAGTACAGCCCCACCTCCGAAACCGGCAAAATCACCAAATCCACACCCATGGGCTCCCTCGACGCCCCCTTCAACCCCGTCTCCCTCGCCATCGGAGCCGAAGCCTCCTTCGTCGCCCGCACCATCGACTCCGACCGCAAACACCTCACCGACGTCCTGCGCCAGGCCGCCGCCCACCCCGGCACCGCCCTCGTCGAGATCTACCAGAACTGCAACATCTTCAACGACGGCGCCTTCGACGCCCTCAAAGACCGGCAACAGGCGGAAGAGGCCCTGATCCGACTGGAGCACGGCGAACAGATCCGGTTCGGGGCGGACCACACGCGAGGGGTCGTACGCGACGAGAAGACCGGTGATCTGCGGGTCGTCACGGTCACGCCCGAGAACGAATCGCGGGTCCTGGTGCACGACGCCCACGCGGCGTCCCCGACGACCGCCTTCGCCCTCTCCCGCCTCGCCGACCCCGACACCCTCCACCACACCCCCATCGGCGTCCTGCGCTCCGTCCGACGACCCGTCTACGACACCCAGATGGCCGACCAACTCGACACCGCCATCGACCAGCACGGCAAAGGCGACCTCGCCGCACTCCTGACCGGCAAGGACACCTGGACCGTCGTCGGCTGA
- the rarD gene encoding EamA family transporter RarD, with the protein MAAQSRGEHRIGLLNGFAAYGMWGIVPLFWPLLKPSGAVEILAHRMVWSLAVVGVALLVLRRWSWAGELLRQPRKLALVTVAAAVITVNWGVYIWAVNAHQVVEASLGYFINPLVTIAIGVLLLKERLRPVQWTAVGVGFAAVLVLTVGYGRPPWISLCLAFSFATYGLVKKKVNLGGVESLAAETAIQFLPALAYLLWLGSRGDVTFGSHGTGHALLLAATGLVTALPLVCFGAAAIRVPLSTLGLLQYLAPVFQFLLGVVYFGEAMPPERWAGFALVWLALSLLTWDALRTARTARRRLEELTTVAEVSETRAPLAK; encoded by the coding sequence GTGGCGGCGCAGTCGAGGGGCGAACACCGGATAGGGCTGCTGAACGGCTTCGCCGCGTACGGGATGTGGGGGATCGTCCCGCTTTTCTGGCCGCTGCTGAAGCCCTCCGGCGCGGTGGAGATACTCGCCCACCGCATGGTCTGGTCCCTCGCGGTCGTCGGTGTCGCCCTGCTGGTGCTGCGACGCTGGTCCTGGGCCGGCGAACTGCTGCGGCAGCCGCGCAAGCTCGCCCTGGTCACGGTCGCGGCGGCGGTGATCACCGTCAACTGGGGTGTGTACATCTGGGCCGTGAACGCCCACCAGGTGGTCGAGGCCTCCCTCGGGTACTTCATCAACCCGCTCGTCACGATCGCCATCGGCGTCCTGCTGCTGAAGGAACGACTGCGGCCCGTGCAGTGGACGGCGGTCGGCGTCGGCTTCGCGGCTGTCCTCGTCCTCACCGTCGGATACGGGCGACCGCCGTGGATCTCGCTGTGCCTCGCCTTCTCCTTCGCCACGTACGGGCTGGTGAAGAAGAAGGTCAACCTGGGCGGCGTCGAGTCGCTCGCCGCGGAGACCGCGATCCAGTTCCTGCCCGCGCTGGCCTACCTGCTGTGGCTGGGGTCGCGCGGGGACGTCACCTTCGGCTCGCACGGGACGGGGCACGCGCTGCTCCTCGCCGCGACCGGGCTGGTGACCGCGCTGCCGCTCGTCTGCTTCGGGGCGGCCGCGATCCGGGTGCCGCTGTCCACGCTGGGGCTGCTGCAGTATCTGGCGCCGGTGTTCCAGTTCCTGCTGGGGGTCGTCTACTTCGGTGAGGCGATGCCGCCCGAGCGGTGGGCCGGATTCGCGCTGGTGTGGCTCGCGCTGTCGCTGCTGACCTGGGACGCGCTGCGGACGGCGCGCACGGCGCGCAGGCGGCTGGAGGAGCTGACCACCGTCGCCGAGGTGTCCGAGACGCGTGCCCCGCTGGCCAAATAG
- a CDS encoding M28 family metallopeptidase — MKLSVPAAGRTAGRTTLAAAVAAVTLIATGSMAGAAPAPEAALAAAPDLPVANVKAHLAQLQSIATANGGNRAHGRAGYTASLNYVKGKLDAAGFVTTTQSFTSGGRTGYNLIADWPGGNTNQVVMAGSHLDSVTTGAGINDNGSGSAAVLEAALAVSRSNYQPTKHLRFAWWGAEELGLVGSRYYVNNLSSANRGRISGYLNFDMIGSPNPGYFVYDDDPVIEQTFKDYFTGIGVPTEIETEGDGRSDHAPFKSAGVPVGGLFTGASRAKTAAQVTKWGGTSGQAFDRCYHSSCDTTSNINDTALDRNSDALAYAVWELSE; from the coding sequence ATGAAGCTCTCCGTTCCAGCCGCAGGACGCACCGCAGGACGCACCACCCTCGCCGCCGCCGTCGCGGCGGTCACGCTGATCGCCACCGGGTCCATGGCCGGGGCGGCTCCCGCCCCCGAGGCGGCGCTCGCCGCCGCACCCGACCTCCCCGTGGCCAACGTCAAGGCCCACCTGGCCCAGCTCCAGTCCATCGCCACGGCCAACGGCGGCAACAGAGCCCACGGACGGGCCGGCTACACCGCGTCGCTGAACTACGTGAAGGGCAAGCTCGACGCGGCGGGCTTCGTCACCACCACGCAGTCCTTCACGTCCGGCGGCCGCACCGGCTACAACCTGATAGCGGACTGGCCCGGCGGCAACACGAACCAGGTTGTCATGGCCGGTTCACACTTGGACAGCGTCACCACCGGTGCCGGTATCAACGACAACGGCTCGGGCTCCGCCGCCGTGCTGGAGGCCGCGCTGGCCGTGTCCCGCTCGAACTACCAGCCCACGAAGCACCTGCGGTTCGCCTGGTGGGGCGCGGAGGAGCTGGGTCTCGTCGGCTCCCGCTACTACGTCAACAACCTGTCCTCGGCTAACCGGGGCCGGATCAGCGGCTACCTGAACTTCGACATGATCGGCTCGCCGAACCCCGGGTACTTCGTCTACGACGACGACCCCGTCATCGAGCAGACCTTCAAGGACTACTTCACGGGGATCGGCGTCCCGACCGAGATCGAGACCGAGGGCGACGGCCGCTCCGACCACGCGCCCTTCAAGAGCGCGGGTGTCCCCGTCGGCGGCCTCTTCACGGGAGCCAGCCGCGCCAAGACCGCCGCGCAGGTCACCAAGTGGGGCGGTACGTCCGGCCAGGCCTTCGACCGCTGCTACCACTCGTCCTGCGACACCACGTCCAACATCAACGACACGGCGCTCGACCGGAACAGCGACGCGCTGGCGTACGCGGTGTGGGAGCTGTCGGAGTAG
- a CDS encoding 2-oxoacid:acceptor oxidoreductase subunit alpha, translating to MTSQVSSPAEQADEAALGELREQRKPAGTKDVRRLDRVIIRFAGDSGDGMQLTGDRFTSETASFGNDLSTLPNFPAEIRAPAGTLPGVSSFQLHFADHDILTPGDAPDVLVAMNPAALKANIADLPRGAEIIVNTDEFTRRALQKVGYTTSPLDDGQLDGYNVHPVPLTTLTVEALKTFDLSRKEAERSKNMFALGLLSWMYHRPTEGTEKFLAAKFAKKPAIAAANLAAFRAGWNFGETTEDFAVSYEVAPATTAFPPGTYRNISGNLALSLGLIAASRQADLPLYLGSYPITPASDILHELSRHKNFGVRTFQAEDEIAAIGAALGAAFGGSLAVTTTSGPGVALKSETIGLAVSLELPLLVVAIQRGGPSTGLPTKTEQADLLQAMFGRNGEAPVPVVAPRTPADCFDAAIEAARIALTYRTPVFLLSDGYLANGSEPWRIPDTDELPDLTVQFAQGPNHTLDDGTEVFWPYKRDPHTLARPWAVPGTPGLQHRIGGIEKQDGTGNISYDPANHDLMVRTRQAKTDGIDVPDIEVDDPQRADTLVLGWGSTYGPITAAVRQLRTAGESIAQAHLRHLNPFPKNLGEVLKRYDKVVVPEMNLGQLALLIRAKYLVDAHSYNQVNGMPFKAEQLATALKEAIDG from the coding sequence GTGACCAGCCAGGTCAGCAGCCCAGCGGAGCAGGCCGACGAGGCCGCTCTGGGAGAACTGAGAGAACAGCGCAAACCGGCGGGGACGAAGGACGTCCGCCGACTCGATCGGGTGATCATCCGGTTCGCCGGGGATTCCGGTGACGGGATGCAGCTCACGGGTGACCGGTTCACCTCCGAGACGGCGTCGTTCGGCAACGACCTCTCCACCCTGCCGAACTTCCCCGCCGAGATCCGCGCCCCCGCCGGCACCCTGCCCGGCGTCTCCAGCTTCCAGCTGCACTTCGCCGACCACGACATCCTCACCCCCGGCGACGCCCCCGACGTCCTCGTCGCGATGAACCCCGCCGCACTCAAGGCCAACATCGCCGACCTGCCCCGCGGCGCCGAGATCATCGTCAACACCGACGAATTCACCAGACGCGCCCTGCAAAAAGTCGGCTACACCACCAGCCCCCTGGACGACGGCCAACTGGACGGCTACAACGTCCACCCCGTCCCCCTGACCACCCTGACCGTCGAAGCCCTCAAAACCTTCGACCTCAGCCGCAAGGAAGCCGAACGCAGCAAGAACATGTTCGCGCTGGGACTGCTGTCCTGGATGTACCACCGGCCCACCGAAGGCACCGAAAAGTTCCTGGCCGCCAAATTCGCCAAAAAACCCGCAATCGCGGCCGCCAACCTCGCCGCGTTCCGCGCCGGCTGGAACTTCGGCGAGACCACCGAGGACTTCGCCGTCAGCTACGAAGTCGCCCCCGCCACCACCGCCTTCCCCCCCGGCACCTACCGCAACATCAGCGGCAACCTCGCCCTGTCCCTGGGCCTCATCGCCGCCTCCCGCCAGGCCGACCTGCCCCTCTACCTCGGCTCCTACCCCATCACCCCCGCCTCCGACATCCTCCACGAACTCTCCCGCCACAAAAACTTCGGCGTCCGCACCTTCCAGGCCGAGGACGAGATCGCCGCCATCGGCGCCGCACTCGGCGCCGCCTTCGGCGGATCACTCGCCGTCACCACCACCTCCGGCCCCGGCGTCGCACTGAAATCGGAGACCATCGGCCTCGCCGTCTCCCTGGAACTGCCCCTGCTCGTCGTCGCCATCCAGCGCGGCGGACCCTCCACCGGCCTGCCCACCAAGACCGAACAGGCCGACCTCCTCCAGGCCATGTTCGGCCGCAACGGCGAAGCCCCCGTACCCGTCGTGGCACCCAGGACACCGGCCGACTGCTTCGACGCCGCGATTGAGGCCGCCCGGATCGCGCTCACCTACCGCACCCCCGTCTTCCTCCTCAGCGACGGCTACCTCGCCAACGGCTCCGAACCCTGGCGCATCCCCGACACCGACGAACTGCCCGACCTGACCGTCCAGTTCGCCCAGGGACCCAACCACACCCTCGACGACGGCACCGAGGTGTTCTGGCCCTACAAACGCGACCCCCACACCCTCGCCCGCCCCTGGGCCGTCCCCGGCACCCCCGGCCTCCAGCACCGCATCGGCGGCATCGAGAAACAGGACGGCACCGGCAACATCTCCTACGACCCCGCCAACCACGACCTCATGGTCCGCACCCGCCAGGCCAAGACCGACGGCATCGACGTGCCCGACATCGAGGTCGACGACCCGCAGCGGGCCGACACCCTGGTCCTGGGCTGGGGATCCACCTACGGCCCCATCACCGCGGCCGTCCGACAGCTGCGCACCGCCGGGGAATCCATCGCGCAGGCACACCTGCGCCACCTCAACCCCTTCCCCAAAAACCTCGGCGAAGTACTGAAGCGCTACGACAAGGTCGTGGTCCCCGAGATGAACCTCGGCCAACTCGCCCTCCTCATCCGGGCGAAATACCTCGTCGACGCCCACTCGTACAACCAGGTGAACGGCATGCCGTTCAAGGCGGAGCAGCTCGCCACGGCGCTCAAGGAGGCCATCGATGGCTGA
- a CDS encoding response regulator transcription factor, with the protein MRVVIAEDSVLLREGLTRLLTDRGHDVVAGVGDGNALIKTITEFAAQDDLPDVVVADVRMPPTHTDEGVRAAVQLRKQHPELGVLVLSQYVEERYATELLAGSSRGVGYLLKDRVAEVREFVDAVVRVARGGTALDPEVVAQLLGRSRKQHVLAGLTPREREVLGLMAEGRTNSAIARQLVVSDGAVEKHVSNIFLKLGLSPSDGDHRRVLAVLTYLNS; encoded by the coding sequence GTGCGGGTGGTCATCGCCGAGGATTCGGTGCTGTTGCGGGAGGGGCTGACGCGGCTGCTGACCGACCGGGGCCACGATGTCGTGGCGGGGGTCGGGGACGGGAACGCCCTGATCAAGACGATCACGGAGTTCGCGGCCCAGGACGACCTCCCGGACGTGGTCGTGGCGGACGTACGGATGCCTCCGACCCACACCGACGAAGGCGTACGGGCCGCCGTACAGCTGCGGAAGCAGCACCCTGAACTGGGGGTTCTCGTCCTGTCCCAGTACGTGGAGGAGCGCTACGCCACCGAACTGCTCGCGGGGTCCAGTCGCGGCGTGGGGTATTTGCTGAAGGACCGGGTCGCCGAGGTCAGGGAGTTCGTGGACGCGGTGGTCCGGGTGGCGCGGGGCGGCACGGCGCTGGACCCGGAGGTGGTCGCGCAGCTGCTCGGGCGGAGCCGGAAACAGCACGTGCTCGCGGGGCTCACCCCTCGGGAGCGGGAGGTGCTGGGGCTGATGGCGGAGGGGCGGACCAACTCGGCGATCGCCCGGCAGCTGGTCGTCAGCGACGGAGCCGTCGAGAAGCACGTCAGCAACATCTTCCTGAAGCTCGGGCTGTCCCCGAGCGACGGGGACCACCGGCGTGTTCTGGCGGTGCTCACCTACCTCAATTCGTGA
- a CDS encoding SDR family oxidoreductase: MSIVVTGATGHLGKFVVEGLLEKVPAEQITAVVRSEEKAAGFAARGVKIAVADYNTPETFDGLFAAGDKVLLISGSEVDKDRPAQHQVAIDAAKAAGVALLAYTSAPGSLTAALANDHRATEEALLASGLPYTLLRNGWYNENYTEQLGPVLEYSAVTHAAGEGRVSSAARADYAAAAVAVLTGEGHENQTYELGGDTAWSFAEYAAEVSGQTGKEIANNPVSGDVLVGILTGAGLPEGFAAVLAGVDASIEKGELTVSSGDLSRLIGRPTTPISDSIAAALKG, from the coding sequence ATGAGCATCGTCGTCACCGGAGCGACCGGCCACCTCGGCAAGTTCGTCGTCGAAGGGCTGCTGGAGAAGGTTCCGGCCGAGCAGATCACGGCCGTCGTCCGCAGCGAGGAGAAGGCCGCGGGTTTCGCGGCGCGCGGCGTGAAGATCGCCGTCGCCGACTACAACACCCCCGAGACCTTCGACGGCCTGTTCGCCGCCGGTGACAAGGTGCTGCTTATCTCGGGCAGCGAGGTGGACAAGGACCGCCCCGCCCAGCACCAGGTCGCGATCGACGCCGCCAAGGCGGCCGGGGTCGCCCTCCTCGCCTACACCAGCGCGCCGGGCAGCCTGACGGCCGCCCTCGCGAACGACCACCGGGCCACCGAGGAGGCGCTGCTCGCCTCCGGTCTGCCGTACACCCTGCTGCGCAACGGCTGGTACAACGAGAACTACACCGAGCAGCTCGGACCGGTGCTGGAGTACAGCGCCGTCACGCACGCCGCCGGCGAGGGCCGGGTCTCCTCGGCCGCCCGCGCGGACTACGCCGCCGCCGCGGTCGCCGTGCTGACCGGCGAGGGCCACGAGAACCAGACGTACGAGCTGGGCGGCGACACCGCCTGGAGCTTCGCCGAGTACGCGGCCGAGGTGAGCGGTCAGACCGGCAAGGAGATCGCGAACAACCCCGTCTCCGGCGATGTCCTGGTCGGCATCCTCACCGGCGCCGGGCTCCCCGAGGGCTTCGCCGCGGTCCTCGCGGGCGTGGACGCGTCCATCGAGAAGGGCGAGCTGACCGTCTCCTCCGGCGACCTCTCCCGTCTCATCGGCCGCCCGACCACACCGATCTCGGACTCGATCGCGGCGGCGCTGAAGGGCTGA
- a CDS encoding winged helix-turn-helix transcriptional regulator yields MAVSKVSKQPAIMDDMNGEGLCPHRLVLEHVTSRWGVLVLIALLERSYRFSELRRAIGRVSEKMLTQTLQALERDGLVHRDAKPVIPPRVDYSLTDLGREAAEQVRALASWTKDRMDEVQTARRTYDEARQAYDEARA; encoded by the coding sequence ATGGCCGTAAGTAAGGTGTCGAAGCAGCCCGCGATCATGGACGACATGAACGGCGAGGGCCTCTGCCCCCACCGCCTCGTCCTGGAGCACGTCACCAGCCGCTGGGGCGTCCTCGTCCTGATCGCACTGCTGGAGCGGTCCTACCGGTTCAGCGAGCTGCGCCGGGCCATCGGCCGCGTCAGCGAGAAGATGCTGACCCAGACCCTCCAGGCCCTGGAACGCGACGGGCTCGTCCACCGCGACGCCAAGCCCGTCATCCCGCCCCGCGTCGACTACTCCCTCACCGACCTCGGCCGCGAGGCGGCCGAACAGGTCCGCGCCCTCGCGAGCTGGACCAAGGACCGCATGGACGAGGTGCAGACGGCCCGCCGGACGTACGACGAGGCCCGACAGGCATACGACGAGGCCCGGGCCTGA
- a CDS encoding tetratricopeptide repeat protein, protein MTRLSREQKRELKRAGRAPAGLTPIDVRVCAETGATVGGMPVPPAAGESLQSAALGYLHRLALATGHPVLATVHDERIGYVVPLQVHVDGSSHYAGEPVRVGEPRGFAEAVAAGNPHRAAPEPSEQPAPAQPPRRDRSTHVLRAVPESAAAQPELPLGQAQLPHPAGQTSHAQPRPAAAHSPHQAQPEPPRQPEPDVHARQRADVRPEAQPQAPVQAQPQWQAPAGPDRSGHPGPDPQSPAPAPPKREPRTLPLSAAKPAPTAPPHAPEPTAAEATSDRSPAAPTAPQAKREPRTMPLTAAKEKRDEPVKPVPGGVAPSTFVLRAVPEPTEGPLARPQAQAQAQAQAQAQAQPPRTPDLPLTLAGIPANPDSTPAAPEPTHEAAPATGTVSPPTGEFGPVMDMDADLSAPPTGTTATSWHPDQASITPPTTSPTTPRPAPASLEPQPWPPGQSPAPVGDVTRAPDAGTAPERIPAPPEPQPWTPEQRPAPDALASPEPGQASPDPLPWPAAPVDDPSPEPAYEPSAPRDSVPDSAPASLEPQPWPPTPPPLPPHAQASAPAPATESAPPAPAPAQESATDAYSAPEWRVLEEDSAPKPAPVREFDLVAEAVLETPEDGDSTSPFAEPLSHINEAVKLGRIQEAAEMAEQTVAQATVALGPHHPEVLKLRELTAYIAYLAGDALRSFHLSLDLAGLRHRLRDERAAYGNIQSAAAAWRAVRDPLQGLHLGRDLIAVWTDLAADAGPAADDLEQLEKARTRMTRLTERARVLDSAPYAHGQ, encoded by the coding sequence ATGACTCGACTCAGCCGCGAACAGAAGCGGGAACTCAAGCGCGCGGGACGTGCGCCGGCCGGGCTCACCCCGATCGACGTCCGCGTCTGCGCCGAGACCGGTGCGACGGTCGGCGGCATGCCGGTGCCCCCGGCCGCGGGGGAGTCCCTCCAGAGCGCCGCTCTCGGCTACCTCCACCGCCTGGCCCTCGCCACCGGACACCCCGTCCTCGCCACCGTCCACGACGAACGCATCGGCTACGTCGTCCCCCTCCAGGTCCACGTCGACGGCTCCAGCCACTACGCCGGGGAACCCGTGCGGGTGGGCGAGCCGAGGGGGTTCGCGGAAGCGGTCGCGGCCGGGAACCCGCACCGGGCCGCGCCGGAGCCGTCCGAGCAGCCGGCCCCCGCGCAGCCCCCGCGCCGGGACAGGTCGACGCATGTACTGCGCGCGGTACCGGAGTCGGCGGCCGCCCAGCCGGAACTGCCGCTCGGGCAGGCCCAGTTGCCGCACCCCGCAGGCCAGACATCGCACGCACAGCCACGACCGGCGGCGGCCCACTCCCCTCACCAGGCGCAGCCGGAGCCGCCACGGCAGCCGGAGCCGGACGTACACGCGCGGCAGCGGGCGGACGTGCGGCCGGAGGCTCAGCCCCAGGCCCCGGTCCAGGCACAGCCCCAGTGGCAGGCGCCGGCGGGCCCGGACCGTTCGGGGCACCCCGGGCCGGACCCGCAGTCGCCCGCCCCCGCGCCACCGAAGCGCGAGCCCCGGACGCTCCCGCTGTCGGCGGCGAAGCCCGCCCCCACAGCACCCCCGCACGCGCCGGAGCCGACCGCCGCCGAGGCGACGTCCGACCGGTCCCCGGCGGCGCCCACGGCCCCGCAGGCGAAGCGCGAGCCCCGGACGATGCCGCTCACGGCCGCGAAGGAGAAGCGGGACGAGCCGGTGAAGCCGGTGCCGGGCGGGGTAGCGCCCTCGACGTTCGTGCTGCGCGCGGTGCCGGAGCCGACGGAAGGCCCCTTGGCCCGCCCGCAGGCCCAGGCACAGGCCCAGGCACAGGCGCAGGCGCAGGCCCAGCCACCCCGCACGCCCGACCTCCCGCTGACCCTGGCGGGCATCCCGGCGAACCCGGACAGCACTCCTGCCGCACCCGAGCCCACCCACGAGGCCGCACCGGCCACCGGTACCGTCTCGCCCCCGACGGGCGAGTTCGGCCCGGTCATGGATATGGATGCGGATCTGTCGGCGCCCCCGACGGGTACGACCGCCACCTCCTGGCACCCGGACCAGGCCAGCATCACCCCGCCGACCACCTCGCCGACCACTCCGCGGCCGGCCCCGGCCTCCCTGGAGCCGCAGCCGTGGCCTCCGGGCCAGAGCCCGGCACCCGTGGGTGACGTGACGCGGGCGCCGGACGCCGGAACGGCGCCCGAGCGGATCCCCGCGCCCCCGGAGCCGCAGCCCTGGACACCGGAGCAGCGCCCCGCCCCCGACGCCCTGGCGTCCCCGGAACCGGGCCAGGCCTCGCCGGACCCGCTGCCCTGGCCTGCGGCGCCGGTCGACGACCCCTCCCCGGAGCCGGCGTACGAGCCGTCCGCGCCCAGGGACTCCGTGCCGGATTCGGCGCCCGCCTCGCTGGAGCCCCAGCCCTGGCCGCCGACACCGCCTCCGCTGCCGCCCCACGCGCAAGCGTCCGCTCCCGCTCCCGCCACCGAGTCCGCGCCACCCGCGCCGGCCCCTGCTCAGGAGTCGGCGACCGACGCCTACTCCGCTCCTGAGTGGCGGGTGCTGGAGGAGGACAGTGCCCCGAAGCCCGCCCCCGTGCGGGAGTTCGACCTGGTGGCCGAGGCGGTGCTGGAGACGCCGGAGGACGGTGATTCGACGTCACCGTTCGCGGAGCCCCTGTCCCACATCAACGAGGCGGTGAAGCTGGGCCGTATCCAGGAGGCCGCGGAGATGGCCGAGCAGACCGTCGCCCAGGCGACCGTGGCGCTGGGCCCGCACCACCCCGAGGTGCTGAAGCTCCGCGAGCTGACCGCCTACATCGCCTACCTGGCCGGCGACGCCCTCCGTTCCTTCCACCTCTCCCTCGACCTGGCGGGTCTGCGCCACCGGCTGCGCGACGAGCGTGCCGCGTACGGCAACATCCAGAGCGCGGCGGCCGCCTGGCGCGCGGTCCGTGACCCGCTCCAGGGCCTGCACCTGGGCCGCGACCTGATCGCCGTCTGGACCGACCTCGCCGCCGACGCGGGGCCCGCCGCCGACGACCTGGAGCAACTGGAGAAGGCCCGCACCCGGATGACCCGCCTCACCGAACGGGCCCGCGTCCTCGACTCAGCCCCCTACGCCCATGGCCAGTGA